The Zalophus californianus isolate mZalCal1 chromosome 8, mZalCal1.pri.v2, whole genome shotgun sequence genome has a segment encoding these proteins:
- the GINS1 gene encoding DNA replication complex GINS protein PSF1 isoform X1 has protein sequence MFCEKAMELVRELHRAPEGQLPAFNEDGLRQVLEEMKALYEQNQSDVNEVKSGGRSDLIPTIKFRHCSLLRNRRCAVAYLYDRLLRIRALRWEYGSVLPNALRFHMSAEEMEWFNHYKKSLATYMRSLGGDEGLDITQDMKPPKSLYIEVRCLKDYGEFEVDDGTSVLLKKNSQHFLPRWKCEQLVRQGVLEHVLS, from the exons ATGTTCTGCGAAAAGGCCATGGAGCTGGTTCGCGAGCTGCATCGCGCGCCAGAAGGGCAGCTGCCAGCCTTCAAC GAGGATGGACTCAGGCAAGTTCTGGAGGAGATGAAAGCTTTATATGAACAAAACCAGTCTGATGT GAATGAAGTGAAGTCGGGTGGTCGAAGTGACTTGATACCAACCATCAAGTTTCGCCACTGTTCTTTGTTAAGAAATCGACGCTGTGCTGTAGCGTACCT GTATGACCGATTGCTTCGGATCAGAGCACTGAGGTGGGAGTACGGCAGCGTCCTGCCCAATGCCTTACGATTTCACATGTCTGCTGAAGAA ATGGAGTGGTTCAATCATTATAAAAAGTCCCTTGCTACTTATATGAGGTCACTGGGAGGAGATGAAGGTTTGGACATCACACAGGATATGAAACCTCCAAAAAGCCTATATATAGAG gTGCGGTGTCTAAAAGACTACGGAGAATTTGAAGTTGATGATGGTACTTCagtcctattaaaaaaaaatagccag CACTTCTTGCCCAGGTGGAAGTGTGAGCAGCTGGTTAGACAGGGTGTTCTGGAGCACGTGCTGTCCTGA
- the GINS1 gene encoding DNA replication complex GINS protein PSF1 isoform X2: protein MVYENKKQKEDGLRQVLEEMKALYEQNQSDVNEVKSGGRSDLIPTIKFRHCSLLRNRRCAVAYLYDRLLRIRALRWEYGSVLPNALRFHMSAEEMEWFNHYKKSLATYMRSLGGDEGLDITQDMKPPKSLYIEVRCLKDYGEFEVDDGTSVLLKKNSQHFLPRWKCEQLVRQGVLEHVLS from the exons ATGGTTTATgagaacaaaaagcaaaag GAGGATGGACTCAGGCAAGTTCTGGAGGAGATGAAAGCTTTATATGAACAAAACCAGTCTGATGT GAATGAAGTGAAGTCGGGTGGTCGAAGTGACTTGATACCAACCATCAAGTTTCGCCACTGTTCTTTGTTAAGAAATCGACGCTGTGCTGTAGCGTACCT GTATGACCGATTGCTTCGGATCAGAGCACTGAGGTGGGAGTACGGCAGCGTCCTGCCCAATGCCTTACGATTTCACATGTCTGCTGAAGAA ATGGAGTGGTTCAATCATTATAAAAAGTCCCTTGCTACTTATATGAGGTCACTGGGAGGAGATGAAGGTTTGGACATCACACAGGATATGAAACCTCCAAAAAGCCTATATATAGAG gTGCGGTGTCTAAAAGACTACGGAGAATTTGAAGTTGATGATGGTACTTCagtcctattaaaaaaaaatagccag CACTTCTTGCCCAGGTGGAAGTGTGAGCAGCTGGTTAGACAGGGTGTTCTGGAGCACGTGCTGTCCTGA
- the GINS1 gene encoding DNA replication complex GINS protein PSF1 isoform X3 codes for MKALYEQNQSDVNEVKSGGRSDLIPTIKFRHCSLLRNRRCAVAYLYDRLLRIRALRWEYGSVLPNALRFHMSAEEMEWFNHYKKSLATYMRSLGGDEGLDITQDMKPPKSLYIEVRCLKDYGEFEVDDGTSVLLKKNSQHFLPRWKCEQLVRQGVLEHVLS; via the exons ATGAAAGCTTTATATGAACAAAACCAGTCTGATGT GAATGAAGTGAAGTCGGGTGGTCGAAGTGACTTGATACCAACCATCAAGTTTCGCCACTGTTCTTTGTTAAGAAATCGACGCTGTGCTGTAGCGTACCT GTATGACCGATTGCTTCGGATCAGAGCACTGAGGTGGGAGTACGGCAGCGTCCTGCCCAATGCCTTACGATTTCACATGTCTGCTGAAGAA ATGGAGTGGTTCAATCATTATAAAAAGTCCCTTGCTACTTATATGAGGTCACTGGGAGGAGATGAAGGTTTGGACATCACACAGGATATGAAACCTCCAAAAAGCCTATATATAGAG gTGCGGTGTCTAAAAGACTACGGAGAATTTGAAGTTGATGATGGTACTTCagtcctattaaaaaaaaatagccag CACTTCTTGCCCAGGTGGAAGTGTGAGCAGCTGGTTAGACAGGGTGTTCTGGAGCACGTGCTGTCCTGA